The sequence below is a genomic window from Sediminispirochaeta bajacaliforniensis DSM 16054.
AACATAAGAAAAAAATTCCTTTACAAGAGAAGAATTCGGGAATAGCATAAAGCACATCTACTCACACGTGTGCTTTGTGCTATGGAGGAGTGGCCTCTGGTTATACTGTTTGATTGTGTAAAAACAACAGCTGTTTTGTTGATGTGATTATTAATGTGTACAAAGAATAAGTTTTATTCTTTGTCGCATCTGTTTTGTGGGTACCCATTGCATAGAACTCTTTTCAATTTCTAAGGAGATATACCCATGAAAAAAAGGTTCTTATGGGGCGTTCTTGCATCGGTTTTTTTGTTGTGTACTTCGGCTTGTAACACCACGGGAAACCATGCCGAGAGCGGTAAGTCGGAAGTATCTGGATCATTGTTCCTTGGCTCAAAAAGTCCGTACCCGGTACCTACTAATCTTGTCTACACAGAAGCTCCTGCTGGTTATGAGGCCTCGTTTTTGTATGTACTGCATCGACACGGATCTAGAAATTTATCAGGTTTCAAATATGACAAGGCATGGCTTGAATTATTGGATGCTGCTCGAAAAGACGGGCAATTAACAGAAGCCGGGACCATGCTCTATGGGGAAATAAAGCAGATCGCAGATTACGAAATTGGTAAATACGGTCTTTTGACAAACCTCGGGAAAGATGAACTTTTCGGCATCGGAAAAAGGGCTGGAGAAAATTTCAGCGATCTCTTCTGTACTGGAAGCCCTCTTTTCGCCGATGCTACCTACAAAGAGAGAACGCAAGAGTCGAGGGACAGCTTCTTGGCGGGGCTTGTGGCTTCAGGTTATCATGGAGAAATAGATAAAACTTTCTATGAAAAGAAAAAAGATCCCTATCTGCGTCCCATGGATTTGGCAAAGAAGTATAGCGATTATTTTGACAATGGCCTCTGGCATGAAACGATAAAAAAATATCAAAATTGTGATGCTGTACGGCTGATGGCTGAAAGGGTCTGTTCTCAATTTTTTGGAACGCGTTTTCTACGAAAATTGGACAGAGGTGAGATGGAATTCTATGATGAGAAGGGAAAGGTCATAATTGACAGCACTGCTACGGCAAGCTCGGCATTGTATGAACTCTACATCATTCTTCCTGCACTACGTGAAGACGGATTTGCAGATATTAATCTGAAAAAATATTTTCAGGATGACGAGCTTCAGATGTTTGAAACAATACAAAAT
It includes:
- a CDS encoding histidine-type phosphatase; this encodes MKKRFLWGVLASVFLLCTSACNTTGNHAESGKSEVSGSLFLGSKSPYPVPTNLVYTEAPAGYEASFLYVLHRHGSRNLSGFKYDKAWLELLDAARKDGQLTEAGTMLYGEIKQIADYEIGKYGLLTNLGKDELFGIGKRAGENFSDLFCTGSPLFADATYKERTQESRDSFLAGLVASGYHGEIDKTFYEKKKDPYLRPMDLAKKYSDYFDNGLWHETIKKYQNCDAVRLMAERVCSQFFGTRFLRKLDRGEMEFYDEKGKVIIDSTATASSALYELYIILPALREDGFADINLKKYFQDDELQMFETIQNAKSFYTYGSGDPASENISLNIMAPLAKHMINAIDESLDGSSPYLAVCSFAHAETLVPLVGFLDIENAGKAYDSVEEAVKNWNTAYYGPMGGNLQLVVYRSPGKEALIKVLLNERESRFSEEISPSQGPYYRWSEIRQYYLKKVEALGIVPNSSVEDDIFNLKNNF